Proteins encoded together in one Antennarius striatus isolate MH-2024 chromosome 13, ASM4005453v1, whole genome shotgun sequence window:
- the LOC137606112 gene encoding histamine N-methyltransferase-like isoform X5, with product MHIYTNVTVNGKSNLNVIGVGSGSGETDFQMSSALHRKYPEMTVDNEVIEPNPQQLRDYKDLVSQTPGLDYIKFNWNEMTAEEFEEQWKEKKGTKKADLIHMFQMLYYVKDPGATISFFQGLLNKNGQLLLILYSGNIGLIKMRNTYSKQLGTAEVNRSTSDIKHFLDSKGVSYRSYYLPNEVDITKCFIEGDEEGEMMIDFLTQVLHFSNTASPELKAGVMEFLRCPEISVPSNGKVLMNVSYELIVLK from the exons ATGCACATCTACACCAATGT GACTGTGAATGGAAAATCCAATCTGAATGTCATTGGAGTTGGAAGTGGATCCG GTGAGACTGATTTTCAGATGTCTTCTGCACTCCATCGCAAGTACCCAGAGATGACCGTAGATAATGAGGTGATAGAGCCAAACCCCCAACAGCTGCGTGACTACAAAG ATTTGGTGTCCCAGACTCCAGGCTTGGATTATATCAAATTTAACTGGAATGAGATGACTGCTGAAGAGTTTGAggagcagtggaaagagaaaaaagggacAAAGAAGGCTGACTTGATTCACATGTTCCAG ATGCTATATTATGTGAAGGATCCTGGAGCCACCATCAGCTTCTTTCAGGGTCTCCTGAACAAGAATGGACAACTTCTCCTCATTTTATATTCTG GAAACATTGGTTTGATAAAGATGAGAAACACCTACAGCAAACAGCTCGGCACAGCTGAAGTTAACCGGTCCACCAGCGACATCAAACATTTCCTGGACTCCAAGGGAGTGAGCTACCGGAGCTACTATCTGCCAAATGAAGTTGACATCACAAAGTGTTTTATTGAGGGggatgaggaaggagagatGATGATTGATTTTTTGACTCAGGTGCTTCATTTCAGTAATACAGCCTCACCTGAGCTAAAAGCTGGAGTCATGGAGTTTCTTCGCTGCCCAGAAATTAGTGTGCCGTCCAACGGCAAAGTTTTAATGAACGTCAGTTATGAACTGATTGTCTTAAAGTAG
- the LOC137606112 gene encoding histamine N-methyltransferase-like isoform X1, translating into MHIYTNVITVMESQLRNLISDSNRYLKCYHHYLKCSTEIQTMQNFIDNLFLDIMAKTVNGKSNLNVIGVGSGSAGETDFQMSSALHRKYPEMTVDNEVIEPNPQQLRDYKDLVSQTPGLDYIKFNWNEMTAEEFEEQWKEKKGTKKADLIHMFQMLYYVKDPGATISFFQGLLNKNGQLLLILYSGNIGLIKMRNTYSKQLGTAEVNRSTSDIKHFLDSKGVSYRSYYLPNEVDITKCFIEGDEEGEMMIDFLTQVLHFSNTASPELKAGVMEFLRCPEISVPSNGKVLMNVSYELIVLK; encoded by the exons ATGCACATCTACACCAATGT gaTAACTGTCATGGAATCACAACTGAGAAATCTGATCAGCGATAGCAACAGGTACCTAAAATGTTACCATCATTATCTGAAGTGCTCCACTGAAATTCAGACAATGCAGAACTTCATCGACAATCTGTTCCTGGACATAATGGCCAA GACTGTGAATGGAAAATCCAATCTGAATGTCATTGGAGTTGGAAGTGGATCCG CAGGTGAGACTGATTTTCAGATGTCTTCTGCACTCCATCGCAAGTACCCAGAGATGACCGTAGATAATGAGGTGATAGAGCCAAACCCCCAACAGCTGCGTGACTACAAAG ATTTGGTGTCCCAGACTCCAGGCTTGGATTATATCAAATTTAACTGGAATGAGATGACTGCTGAAGAGTTTGAggagcagtggaaagagaaaaaagggacAAAGAAGGCTGACTTGATTCACATGTTCCAG ATGCTATATTATGTGAAGGATCCTGGAGCCACCATCAGCTTCTTTCAGGGTCTCCTGAACAAGAATGGACAACTTCTCCTCATTTTATATTCTG GAAACATTGGTTTGATAAAGATGAGAAACACCTACAGCAAACAGCTCGGCACAGCTGAAGTTAACCGGTCCACCAGCGACATCAAACATTTCCTGGACTCCAAGGGAGTGAGCTACCGGAGCTACTATCTGCCAAATGAAGTTGACATCACAAAGTGTTTTATTGAGGGggatgaggaaggagagatGATGATTGATTTTTTGACTCAGGTGCTTCATTTCAGTAATACAGCCTCACCTGAGCTAAAAGCTGGAGTCATGGAGTTTCTTCGCTGCCCAGAAATTAGTGTGCCGTCCAACGGCAAAGTTTTAATGAACGTCAGTTATGAACTGATTGTCTTAAAGTAG
- the LOC137606112 gene encoding histamine N-methyltransferase-like isoform X2 — MHIYTNVITVMESQLRNLISDSNRYLKCYHHYLKCSTEIQTMQNFIDNLFLDIMAKTVNGKSNLNVIGVGSGSGETDFQMSSALHRKYPEMTVDNEVIEPNPQQLRDYKDLVSQTPGLDYIKFNWNEMTAEEFEEQWKEKKGTKKADLIHMFQMLYYVKDPGATISFFQGLLNKNGQLLLILYSGNIGLIKMRNTYSKQLGTAEVNRSTSDIKHFLDSKGVSYRSYYLPNEVDITKCFIEGDEEGEMMIDFLTQVLHFSNTASPELKAGVMEFLRCPEISVPSNGKVLMNVSYELIVLK; from the exons ATGCACATCTACACCAATGT gaTAACTGTCATGGAATCACAACTGAGAAATCTGATCAGCGATAGCAACAGGTACCTAAAATGTTACCATCATTATCTGAAGTGCTCCACTGAAATTCAGACAATGCAGAACTTCATCGACAATCTGTTCCTGGACATAATGGCCAA GACTGTGAATGGAAAATCCAATCTGAATGTCATTGGAGTTGGAAGTGGATCCG GTGAGACTGATTTTCAGATGTCTTCTGCACTCCATCGCAAGTACCCAGAGATGACCGTAGATAATGAGGTGATAGAGCCAAACCCCCAACAGCTGCGTGACTACAAAG ATTTGGTGTCCCAGACTCCAGGCTTGGATTATATCAAATTTAACTGGAATGAGATGACTGCTGAAGAGTTTGAggagcagtggaaagagaaaaaagggacAAAGAAGGCTGACTTGATTCACATGTTCCAG ATGCTATATTATGTGAAGGATCCTGGAGCCACCATCAGCTTCTTTCAGGGTCTCCTGAACAAGAATGGACAACTTCTCCTCATTTTATATTCTG GAAACATTGGTTTGATAAAGATGAGAAACACCTACAGCAAACAGCTCGGCACAGCTGAAGTTAACCGGTCCACCAGCGACATCAAACATTTCCTGGACTCCAAGGGAGTGAGCTACCGGAGCTACTATCTGCCAAATGAAGTTGACATCACAAAGTGTTTTATTGAGGGggatgaggaaggagagatGATGATTGATTTTTTGACTCAGGTGCTTCATTTCAGTAATACAGCCTCACCTGAGCTAAAAGCTGGAGTCATGGAGTTTCTTCGCTGCCCAGAAATTAGTGTGCCGTCCAACGGCAAAGTTTTAATGAACGTCAGTTATGAACTGATTGTCTTAAAGTAG
- the LOC137606112 gene encoding histamine N-methyltransferase-like isoform X4 — MHIYTNVITVMESQLRNLISDSNRTVNGKSNLNVIGVGSGSGETDFQMSSALHRKYPEMTVDNEVIEPNPQQLRDYKDLVSQTPGLDYIKFNWNEMTAEEFEEQWKEKKGTKKADLIHMFQMLYYVKDPGATISFFQGLLNKNGQLLLILYSGNIGLIKMRNTYSKQLGTAEVNRSTSDIKHFLDSKGVSYRSYYLPNEVDITKCFIEGDEEGEMMIDFLTQVLHFSNTASPELKAGVMEFLRCPEISVPSNGKVLMNVSYELIVLK; from the exons ATGCACATCTACACCAATGT gaTAACTGTCATGGAATCACAACTGAGAAATCTGATCAGCGATAGCAACAG GACTGTGAATGGAAAATCCAATCTGAATGTCATTGGAGTTGGAAGTGGATCCG GTGAGACTGATTTTCAGATGTCTTCTGCACTCCATCGCAAGTACCCAGAGATGACCGTAGATAATGAGGTGATAGAGCCAAACCCCCAACAGCTGCGTGACTACAAAG ATTTGGTGTCCCAGACTCCAGGCTTGGATTATATCAAATTTAACTGGAATGAGATGACTGCTGAAGAGTTTGAggagcagtggaaagagaaaaaagggacAAAGAAGGCTGACTTGATTCACATGTTCCAG ATGCTATATTATGTGAAGGATCCTGGAGCCACCATCAGCTTCTTTCAGGGTCTCCTGAACAAGAATGGACAACTTCTCCTCATTTTATATTCTG GAAACATTGGTTTGATAAAGATGAGAAACACCTACAGCAAACAGCTCGGCACAGCTGAAGTTAACCGGTCCACCAGCGACATCAAACATTTCCTGGACTCCAAGGGAGTGAGCTACCGGAGCTACTATCTGCCAAATGAAGTTGACATCACAAAGTGTTTTATTGAGGGggatgaggaaggagagatGATGATTGATTTTTTGACTCAGGTGCTTCATTTCAGTAATACAGCCTCACCTGAGCTAAAAGCTGGAGTCATGGAGTTTCTTCGCTGCCCAGAAATTAGTGTGCCGTCCAACGGCAAAGTTTTAATGAACGTCAGTTATGAACTGATTGTCTTAAAGTAG
- the LOC137606112 gene encoding histamine N-methyltransferase-like isoform X3, which translates to MHIYTNVITVMESQLRNLISDSNRTVNGKSNLNVIGVGSGSAGETDFQMSSALHRKYPEMTVDNEVIEPNPQQLRDYKDLVSQTPGLDYIKFNWNEMTAEEFEEQWKEKKGTKKADLIHMFQMLYYVKDPGATISFFQGLLNKNGQLLLILYSGNIGLIKMRNTYSKQLGTAEVNRSTSDIKHFLDSKGVSYRSYYLPNEVDITKCFIEGDEEGEMMIDFLTQVLHFSNTASPELKAGVMEFLRCPEISVPSNGKVLMNVSYELIVLK; encoded by the exons ATGCACATCTACACCAATGT gaTAACTGTCATGGAATCACAACTGAGAAATCTGATCAGCGATAGCAACAG GACTGTGAATGGAAAATCCAATCTGAATGTCATTGGAGTTGGAAGTGGATCCG CAGGTGAGACTGATTTTCAGATGTCTTCTGCACTCCATCGCAAGTACCCAGAGATGACCGTAGATAATGAGGTGATAGAGCCAAACCCCCAACAGCTGCGTGACTACAAAG ATTTGGTGTCCCAGACTCCAGGCTTGGATTATATCAAATTTAACTGGAATGAGATGACTGCTGAAGAGTTTGAggagcagtggaaagagaaaaaagggacAAAGAAGGCTGACTTGATTCACATGTTCCAG ATGCTATATTATGTGAAGGATCCTGGAGCCACCATCAGCTTCTTTCAGGGTCTCCTGAACAAGAATGGACAACTTCTCCTCATTTTATATTCTG GAAACATTGGTTTGATAAAGATGAGAAACACCTACAGCAAACAGCTCGGCACAGCTGAAGTTAACCGGTCCACCAGCGACATCAAACATTTCCTGGACTCCAAGGGAGTGAGCTACCGGAGCTACTATCTGCCAAATGAAGTTGACATCACAAAGTGTTTTATTGAGGGggatgaggaaggagagatGATGATTGATTTTTTGACTCAGGTGCTTCATTTCAGTAATACAGCCTCACCTGAGCTAAAAGCTGGAGTCATGGAGTTTCTTCGCTGCCCAGAAATTAGTGTGCCGTCCAACGGCAAAGTTTTAATGAACGTCAGTTATGAACTGATTGTCTTAAAGTAG